Proteins found in one Serratia plymuthica genomic segment:
- the gsiB gene encoding glutathione ABC transporter substrate-binding protein GsiB has protein sequence MKHTFKRNALVAAVLLAAVGAGPAWAAKDAVIAVASNFTTLDPYDANDTLSQAVAKSFYQGLFGFDKDMKLVNVLADSYEVSKDGLTYTLKLHPGVKFHDGTEFNAEAVKVNLDRASNPDNHLKRYNLFKMIDKTEVVDANTVKIVLKAPFSAFINNLAHPAAAIISPAALKQYGKDIGFHPVGTGPYQFVTWNQTDFVKVKKFDGYWKPGLPKLDSITWRPVVDNNTRAAMLQTGEATFAFPIPYEQAKVLEGNAKLDVVAAPSILQRYISLNVTQKPFDNPKVRQALNYAINKDALIKVAFSGYAVPAEGPVPPAIDFATRYKPWPYDPVKARELLKEAGYPNGFTTTLWSSHNHSTAQKVLQFAQQQLAQVGVKVTVTAMDAGQRAAQVESVGVKDTGVRMFYTGWSASTGEADWALSPLFSTQAAPPKQFNTAFYSNPQVDKDLTGALATTDRAEKQKLYKDAQDRIWADAPWIFLATERLLSANNKQLSGFYVMPDTSFNFDNADLK, from the coding sequence ATGAAGCACACATTCAAACGTAATGCGTTGGTGGCCGCCGTGCTGCTGGCGGCGGTGGGCGCAGGCCCGGCCTGGGCGGCGAAGGATGCGGTGATTGCCGTGGCTTCCAACTTCACCACGCTGGACCCGTACGATGCCAACGACACGCTGTCTCAGGCGGTGGCCAAGTCTTTCTATCAGGGGCTGTTCGGCTTTGATAAAGATATGAAGCTGGTTAACGTACTGGCGGACAGCTACGAGGTGAGTAAAGACGGGCTGACTTATACCCTCAAGCTGCATCCGGGGGTGAAATTCCACGACGGCACCGAGTTCAACGCCGAAGCGGTGAAGGTGAACCTGGATCGCGCCAGCAACCCGGACAACCATCTCAAGCGTTACAACCTGTTCAAGATGATCGACAAAACCGAAGTGGTGGACGCCAATACGGTGAAAATCGTGCTGAAGGCGCCGTTCTCGGCCTTTATCAACAACCTGGCGCACCCGGCGGCGGCGATCATTTCCCCGGCGGCGCTGAAGCAGTATGGCAAAGACATTGGTTTCCATCCGGTGGGCACCGGGCCGTATCAGTTCGTCACCTGGAATCAGACCGATTTCGTCAAGGTGAAGAAGTTCGACGGCTATTGGAAACCGGGGTTGCCGAAGCTCGACAGCATCACCTGGCGCCCGGTCGTGGACAACAACACCCGTGCGGCGATGCTGCAAACCGGCGAAGCGACCTTCGCCTTCCCGATCCCTTACGAGCAGGCCAAGGTGCTGGAAGGCAATGCCAAGCTCGACGTGGTGGCGGCACCGTCGATCCTGCAACGTTATATCAGCCTGAACGTCACTCAGAAGCCGTTCGACAATCCTAAGGTGCGCCAGGCGTTGAACTACGCCATCAACAAGGATGCGCTGATCAAAGTGGCGTTCTCCGGCTATGCGGTGCCGGCGGAGGGCCCGGTACCGCCGGCGATCGACTTCGCTACCCGCTACAAGCCGTGGCCGTACGATCCGGTCAAGGCGCGCGAACTGCTGAAAGAGGCCGGTTACCCGAACGGTTTCACCACCACGTTGTGGTCTTCGCATAATCACAGCACCGCGCAGAAAGTGCTGCAGTTTGCCCAGCAGCAACTGGCGCAGGTTGGGGTGAAAGTGACGGTGACCGCGATGGACGCCGGCCAACGTGCCGCGCAGGTGGAAAGCGTCGGGGTGAAAGACACCGGCGTGCGCATGTTCTATACCGGCTGGTCGGCGTCGACCGGCGAGGCGGATTGGGCGCTGTCGCCGCTGTTCTCCACCCAGGCTGCGCCGCCCAAGCAGTTCAACACCGCGTTTTACAGCAACCCGCAGGTGGACAAGGATCTGACCGGCGCGCTGGCGACCACCGATCGCGCCGAGAAGCAAAAACTCTACAAGGATGCGCAGGACCGGATCTGGGCCGACGCGCCGTGGATTTTCCTGGCGACAGAGCGCCTGCTGTCGGCCAACAACAAACAGCTGAGCGGTTTCTATGTGATGCCGGATACCTCGTTCAACTTTGATAATGCCGATCTCAAATAA
- a CDS encoding dipeptide ABC transporter ATP-binding protein, producing MTDTAMPPAADSALFLPPQRVLSVRNLGIRFNQQGDTVEAVRNLSFDIDRGETLAIVGESGSGKSVTSLALMRLVEQGGGAIVSGAMPFRRRNGEVLDLARARQSTLRTLRGADMAMIFQEPMTSLNPVFPVGEQIAESLRLHQAMGGRAAKQEALRMLDLVRIPEAKEVLNRYPHQLSGGMRQRVMIAMALSCKPALLIADEPTTALDVTIQAQILQLIRVLQQEMQMGVIFITHDMGVVAEIADRVLVMHQGEQVEQGPVRDLFAAPQQPYTRALLAAVPRLGSMADKDFPAKFPQPNGEDNGLPQDTVPPGAAPILRVENLVTRFDLRSGIFNRVTRRVHAVENVSFDLYPGETLGLVGESGCGKSTTGRSLLKLVDSQRGTITFDGRQINRLKGSALQHLRRDIQFIFQDPYASLDPRLTVGFSIMEPLLVHNVARGKAAEERVAWLLERVGLKPEHARRYPHEFSGGQRQRICIARALALNPKVVIADESVSALDVSIQAQIVNLLLDLQRELGIAFLFISHDMAVVERISHRVAVMYLGQIVEIGPRRAVFDNPQHAYTRKLMAAVPVADPAHVHKRQPLLVDEIPSPIRTLGDEPVTAPLVQVGPGHFVARHPIAGAY from the coding sequence ATGACCGATACTGCAATGCCGCCTGCGGCTGACTCTGCGTTATTTCTGCCACCACAGCGCGTACTGTCGGTGCGCAATCTTGGCATCCGGTTCAACCAGCAAGGCGACACCGTCGAGGCGGTGCGCAACCTGTCATTTGACATCGATCGCGGTGAAACGCTGGCGATCGTCGGCGAGTCCGGCTCGGGCAAATCCGTGACTTCTCTGGCGTTGATGCGGCTGGTTGAGCAGGGCGGCGGCGCTATCGTCAGCGGCGCTATGCCGTTTCGCCGGCGCAACGGCGAAGTGCTGGATCTGGCGCGAGCGCGTCAGAGCACCTTGCGCACCCTGCGCGGCGCCGATATGGCGATGATTTTTCAGGAGCCGATGACGTCGCTGAACCCGGTGTTTCCGGTCGGCGAGCAGATCGCCGAGTCTCTGCGGCTGCATCAGGCGATGGGCGGCCGCGCCGCGAAACAAGAAGCCTTGCGCATGCTCGATCTGGTGCGCATTCCCGAAGCCAAAGAGGTGCTTAACCGTTATCCGCACCAGCTTTCCGGCGGTATGCGCCAGCGGGTGATGATCGCCATGGCGTTATCTTGCAAACCCGCGCTGCTGATTGCCGACGAGCCGACCACCGCGCTGGACGTCACCATTCAGGCGCAAATCTTGCAGCTGATTCGCGTGTTGCAGCAGGAAATGCAGATGGGGGTGATTTTCATCACCCACGATATGGGCGTAGTGGCGGAGATTGCCGACCGGGTGCTGGTGATGCATCAGGGCGAGCAAGTGGAGCAAGGGCCGGTGCGCGATCTGTTCGCCGCGCCGCAACAGCCCTACACTCGGGCGTTGCTGGCGGCAGTACCCAGACTGGGCTCGATGGCAGATAAAGACTTCCCGGCCAAATTCCCGCAGCCCAACGGCGAAGACAATGGGCTGCCTCAGGATACCGTGCCGCCAGGCGCCGCACCTATCCTGCGGGTGGAAAACCTGGTCACGCGCTTTGATCTGCGCAGCGGTATTTTCAACCGCGTCACCCGTCGGGTACACGCGGTGGAAAACGTCAGTTTTGATCTCTACCCCGGCGAAACGCTGGGGCTGGTGGGGGAGTCCGGCTGCGGCAAATCCACCACCGGCCGTTCGCTGTTAAAGCTGGTGGACAGCCAGCGCGGCACCATCACCTTCGACGGCCGCCAGATAAACCGACTGAAAGGTTCGGCGTTGCAGCACCTGCGGCGCGATATCCAGTTTATCTTCCAGGATCCTTACGCTTCGCTGGATCCGCGGCTGACCGTCGGTTTCTCGATTATGGAGCCGCTGCTGGTGCATAACGTGGCGCGCGGCAAGGCGGCAGAGGAGCGCGTGGCCTGGTTGCTGGAGCGCGTAGGGCTGAAACCCGAGCATGCGCGGCGTTACCCGCATGAATTTTCCGGTGGCCAGCGGCAGCGTATTTGCATTGCGCGTGCGCTGGCATTGAACCCGAAGGTGGTGATCGCCGACGAGTCGGTGTCGGCGCTTGACGTGTCGATTCAGGCGCAGATCGTCAATTTATTGCTCGACTTGCAGCGTGAGCTCGGCATCGCATTCTTGTTTATCTCGCACGATATGGCGGTGGTGGAACGTATTAGCCATCGTGTGGCGGTCATGTACCTCGGCCAGATCGTCGAAATTGGCCCGCGCCGGGCGGTATTCGACAATCCGCAGCACGCTTACACCCGCAAGCTGATGGCGGCGGTGCCGGTGGCCGACCCGGCGCATGTCCATAAACGCCAACCGTTGTTGGTGGATGAAATCCCCAGCCCGATCCGCACGCTGGGCGATGAACCCGTTACCGCACCGCTGGTACAGGTTGGGCCGGGGCACTTTGTTGCCCGCCACCCGATCGCCGGTGCTTATTAA
- a CDS encoding DUF924 family protein, whose protein sequence is MHKQVIDFWFEEIDPVMWFKNDDEFDRDLQVRFGELWHAAAAGELAHWRDTIEGRLAEVIVLDQFSRNLYRGTPRAFSSDCMALVLAQEAIRSGQCAQLSREQRGFLYLPFMHSESAVIHQQALALYTELNNGDQLEFELRHKAIIDRFGRYPHRNAILGRVSTPEEEAFLLLPGSGF, encoded by the coding sequence ATGCATAAACAGGTCATAGACTTCTGGTTCGAGGAAATCGATCCGGTGATGTGGTTCAAGAACGACGATGAGTTCGACCGCGACTTGCAGGTACGTTTTGGCGAATTGTGGCACGCGGCGGCGGCGGGGGAATTGGCGCACTGGCGCGACACCATCGAAGGCCGGTTGGCTGAGGTGATCGTGCTCGATCAGTTCAGCCGCAATCTGTATCGGGGAACACCCCGGGCATTTTCCAGCGACTGCATGGCGCTGGTGCTGGCGCAAGAGGCGATCCGCTCCGGGCAATGTGCACAGCTCAGCCGCGAACAGCGCGGCTTTCTCTATTTACCCTTTATGCATTCGGAATCGGCGGTAATTCATCAGCAGGCACTGGCGCTGTATACCGAACTGAATAATGGCGATCAGTTGGAATTTGAATTACGGCATAAGGCGATCATTGATCGTTTTGGCCGTTATCCGCACCGTAATGCGATATTAGGCCGGGTCAGCACGCCGGAGGAAGAAGCATTTTTATTGCTGCCGGGATCGGGGTTCTGA
- a CDS encoding isoaspartyl peptidase/L-asparaginase family protein: MSKPVIAIHGGAGAITRAALSAEKEQAYIQALSSIVAAGQHILAQGGSALDAVTEAVRLLEECPLFNAGKGSVFTHQGTHELDACVMDGHTCDAGAVAGVSRIRNPILAARAVLENSPHVLFAGEGAEKFAAAHGLEMVTPDFFFTQERFDQLHRAQAEQGRVLLDHDGAAQATDPIDPDRKFGTVGAVALDALGNLAAATSTGGMTNKQAGRIGDTPIIGAGCYANNATVAISSTGTGEIFMRGVVAYDVSALIEYAGLSLQQACDRVVMEKLPAMGGNGGLIAIDRHGNVVLPFNSEGMYRGFGYVGDAPSIGIYR, from the coding sequence ATGAGCAAACCAGTGATTGCCATTCATGGTGGCGCGGGCGCAATTACCCGTGCGGCGCTGAGTGCTGAAAAAGAACAAGCGTATATTCAGGCGCTGTCCTCTATTGTCGCCGCCGGTCAGCATATTTTGGCCCAGGGCGGCAGCGCGCTGGATGCGGTCACCGAGGCCGTCAGGCTGCTGGAAGAGTGTCCGCTCTTCAACGCCGGAAAAGGCTCGGTGTTTACTCACCAGGGCACCCACGAACTGGATGCCTGCGTGATGGACGGGCACACCTGCGACGCCGGTGCCGTAGCCGGGGTCAGCCGCATTCGCAATCCGATTTTGGCCGCCCGTGCGGTATTGGAAAACAGCCCGCATGTGCTGTTCGCCGGCGAGGGCGCAGAAAAATTCGCCGCCGCCCACGGCCTGGAAATGGTTACCCCCGATTTCTTCTTTACCCAGGAACGTTTTGATCAACTGCACCGCGCCCAGGCGGAGCAGGGCCGGGTGCTGCTCGATCACGACGGCGCGGCGCAGGCCACCGATCCGATAGACCCCGATCGTAAATTCGGCACCGTAGGTGCGGTAGCTCTGGACGCATTAGGCAATCTGGCGGCCGCCACCTCAACCGGCGGCATGACCAATAAACAGGCCGGCCGGATAGGCGATACGCCGATCATCGGCGCCGGCTGCTATGCGAACAACGCCACGGTGGCGATCTCCAGCACCGGCACCGGCGAAATATTCATGCGCGGTGTGGTGGCTTACGACGTCTCTGCATTGATCGAATACGCCGGTCTGAGCCTGCAACAGGCCTGCGACCGGGTGGTGATGGAAAAATTGCCGGCAATGGGCGGCAACGGCGGGCTGATCGCCATCGACCGCCACGGCAACGTGGTCCTGCCTTTCAACAGCGAAGGGATGTACCGCGGGTTTGGTTATGTCGGCGATGCGCCGTCCATAGGGATTTATCGCTAA